One genomic region from Mycoplasmopsis meleagridis encodes:
- a CDS encoding RNA polymerase sigma factor translates to MPKKSKEIIEKSGLDTIIDLLKGQMKKKKKKFLSQEEVYDYLDKIHVQIEENEMDEVFSTLMKQNILLNEVDLGDEDYVGKEDFENENIPDFDLEEIDDFENSNEITIDETDNNDDDDDDDYSDEKDYKKEKKELKYEEDFSDYDPEMSGYLDSYGYDDEEEYNYDDDDDYSDESSYADDEDDEEEKENIKIKNKKHTANSLILEEYDDKEITLELEENNLKSAKELRNKLTETNDIVKWYMRWIGKYGKLLSKEEEEILAKEMNKGGFRGKKARDKLIKRNLRLVINNAKKYKNRGLSFIDLISEGNSGILKAVKKYNVETGFKFSTYATWWIRQAITRAVADQARTVRVPVHMVENINKLSKVERELQQELGHQPTDEQIAERYGKGYDANKVRYIRKINIDPISLDKQIGKENDSSFSDFVKDENVINPIEYASNEELVENLNEILKKVLDTSEYELICKRYGVGENPRNNNNKYRIYSLEELSNERGVSKERIRQIENKILKKIKNNSTYGKLLKDFVK, encoded by the coding sequence ATGCCGAAAAAAAGTAAAGAAATAATTGAAAAATCAGGTCTTGATACAATTATTGATTTGTTAAAAGGCCAAATGAAGAAAAAGAAGAAAAAATTTTTAAGTCAAGAGGAAGTTTATGATTATCTTGATAAAATCCATGTGCAAATCGAAGAAAACGAAATGGATGAAGTTTTTTCTACTTTGATGAAGCAAAATATACTTCTAAATGAAGTCGATTTAGGTGATGAAGATTATGTAGGCAAAGAAGATTTCGAGAACGAAAATATTCCTGATTTTGATTTAGAAGAAATTGATGATTTTGAAAATAGTAATGAAATAACTATTGATGAAACAGATAATAACGATGATGATGACGATGATGATTATTCTGACGAAAAAGACTATAAAAAAGAAAAAAAAGAACTAAAATACGAAGAAGATTTTTCTGACTATGATCCAGAAATGAGCGGTTATTTAGATAGTTATGGTTATGATGATGAAGAGGAATATAACTATGACGATGACGATGATTATTCTGACGAAAGTAGTTACGCAGACGATGAAGATGATGAAGAAGAAAAAGAAAATATCAAAATTAAAAACAAAAAACATACCGCTAATTCCTTAATTCTAGAAGAATATGATGACAAAGAAATCACTCTTGAATTAGAAGAAAATAATCTAAAAAGTGCAAAAGAATTAAGAAACAAACTTACTGAAACAAACGATATTGTCAAATGATACATGCGTTGAATAGGCAAATATGGCAAACTTTTAAGCAAGGAAGAAGAAGAAATTCTTGCTAAAGAAATGAATAAAGGCGGCTTTAGGGGAAAGAAAGCTAGAGATAAATTAATTAAAAGAAACTTACGGCTAGTTATTAATAATGCAAAAAAATATAAAAACAGAGGCCTTAGTTTTATTGACTTAATTTCTGAAGGAAATTCTGGAATTTTAAAAGCTGTTAAGAAATATAATGTTGAAACAGGTTTTAAATTTTCAACATATGCAACCTGATGAATTAGACAAGCTATAACAAGAGCAGTTGCTGATCAAGCAAGAACAGTTAGAGTACCAGTACACATGGTTGAAAACATTAATAAATTAAGTAAAGTTGAAAGAGAATTACAACAAGAATTAGGACATCAACCTACCGATGAACAAATTGCCGAAAGATACGGAAAAGGTTATGATGCTAATAAAGTTAGATATATAAGAAAAATTAACATTGACCCAATTTCTCTAGATAAACAAATTGGTAAAGAAAATGATTCTTCTTTTAGTGACTTTGTAAAGGATGAAAATGTTATTAATCCTATTGAATACGCTTCAAACGAAGAATTAGTAGAAAATTTAAATGAAATACTAAAAAAAGTTCTAGATACTTCTGAATATGAATTAATTTGTAAACGTTATGGAGTAGGCGAAAATCCTAGAAATAATAACAATAAATATAGAATTTATTCTCTAGAAGAATTATCTAATGAAAGAGGCGTTTCTAAAGAGAGAATTCGTCAAATTGAAAATAAAATCCTAAAGAAAATTAAAAACAATTCAACTTATGGCAAATTATTAAAGGATTTTGTTAAATAA
- the dnaG gene encoding DNA primase: protein MNVRLGLYQKILEVSDIVETISEFLSLNKKGRNYNAICPFHSDTSPSLSISPEKQIFKCFSCNTSGNSITFVEKYKKISTTEAMKYLANKHNIDVSLLEEENISYYSERQQEEISFLERVNNFFKIELIKEQFDTKIYNFLLARKLNKDILDKFDIGFAREKNFEIVFKNDILENDDILYKTSLKNDSDNFTFNNRITFAIRNEHGDVIGFSGRVLDDSKPKYVNSAESSVFQKSRILYNISNALSNDINDELIICEGFFDVIALYKAGIKNAVALMGTTLSKNHLSLVKNKSIVLFLDGDEAGINATLKNAYFLHKNGLKVKIVNNESQEDPDEILNTRGEEYLQKLVEQASNLLDYLYDFLIKKYNLKTNGSNNFDKVEKFALELKEYLKYASKNEADFYREKIHKEFNYLLEPFLIENNNSSNSFEIEENIFLENQNPIDLAIENNIDWIDKLFILIIMYPNLKDIFIRDIVSKTSKILFNFNHLKNKEFKEEFFYFIKNSSLEEFNLDRNNFLEFYSDEKSLDFIREVRYVLNKYVDSDKLNNELISLYDQTLQRALELNDKTVNYETVNSVSRKIRNQEKKIIGKMFFKKISIQRNSRYERKVNNNAEKK from the coding sequence ATGAATGTTAGGTTAGGACTTTATCAAAAAATATTAGAAGTTAGTGATATTGTTGAAACAATTAGCGAATTTTTGTCATTAAATAAAAAAGGCAGAAATTATAATGCTATTTGTCCTTTTCATTCAGATACTTCTCCTTCTTTATCAATTTCTCCTGAAAAACAAATTTTTAAATGTTTTTCTTGCAATACCAGCGGAAACTCTATTACTTTCGTTGAAAAGTATAAAAAAATTAGCACAACAGAAGCAATGAAATATTTAGCTAACAAACATAATATTGATGTTAGTTTATTAGAAGAAGAAAATATTTCTTATTATTCTGAAAGGCAACAAGAAGAAATTAGTTTTTTAGAAAGAGTGAATAATTTTTTCAAAATAGAATTAATTAAGGAACAATTTGATACAAAAATTTACAATTTTTTACTTGCGAGAAAACTAAATAAAGATATTTTAGATAAATTTGATATTGGTTTTGCAAGAGAAAAAAATTTTGAAATTGTTTTTAAAAATGACATTTTAGAAAATGATGACATTTTATATAAAACTTCTTTAAAAAATGATTCTGATAATTTTACATTCAATAATCGCATTACTTTTGCTATAAGAAATGAACATGGTGATGTTATTGGCTTTAGCGGAAGAGTATTAGATGATTCTAAGCCTAAATATGTTAATAGTGCTGAAAGTAGTGTTTTTCAAAAATCTAGAATTCTTTATAACATTTCTAATGCTTTGAGTAATGATATAAATGACGAATTAATTATTTGTGAAGGTTTTTTTGACGTTATTGCTCTTTATAAAGCAGGAATTAAAAATGCAGTTGCTTTAATGGGAACGACGCTAAGCAAAAATCATTTAAGTTTAGTTAAAAATAAATCAATTGTTTTATTTTTAGATGGCGATGAAGCAGGTATAAATGCGACATTGAAAAATGCCTATTTCCTCCATAAAAATGGCTTAAAAGTAAAAATAGTAAACAATGAATCGCAAGAAGATCCAGATGAAATATTAAATACAAGAGGCGAGGAATATTTACAAAAATTAGTTGAACAAGCAAGTAATTTGCTGGATTATTTATATGATTTTTTAATTAAAAAATATAATTTAAAAACTAATGGATCAAACAATTTTGATAAAGTTGAAAAATTTGCTTTAGAACTTAAAGAATATCTAAAATATGCGTCTAAAAATGAAGCAGATTTTTATAGAGAAAAAATTCACAAAGAATTTAATTATTTATTGGAACCATTTTTAATCGAAAATAATAACTCTTCTAATTCTTTTGAAATTGAAGAAAACATTTTTTTAGAAAATCAAAATCCAATTGATTTAGCAATTGAAAATAATATTGACTGAATTGACAAATTATTCATTCTAATAATAATGTATCCTAATTTAAAAGATATTTTTATAAGAGATATTGTCAGCAAAACTTCTAAAATACTTTTCAATTTTAATCACTTAAAAAACAAAGAATTTAAAGAAGAGTTTTTTTACTTTATTAAAAATAGTTCGTTAGAGGAATTTAATCTTGATAGGAATAACTTTCTTGAATTTTACAGTGATGAAAAAAGTTTAGATTTCATTAGAGAAGTTAGATACGTTTTGAATAAATATGTTGATTCTGATAAATTAAATAATGAATTAATTAGTCTTTATGATCAAACCTTACAAAGAGCCTTGGAATTAAATGATAAAACAGTAAATTATGAAACAGTGAATTCAGTTTCAAGAAAAATAAGAAATCAAGAAAAAAAAATAATTGGGAAAATGTTTTTTAAAAAAATCAGTATTCAAAGAAATTCTAGATATGAAAGGAAAGTAAATAATAATGCCGAAAAAAAGTAA
- a CDS encoding Nif3-like dinuclear metal center hexameric protein, translating to MQIRKLCNYLFELYPLENKEIWDPSGFSVKFNLSEKLKAVVSAIDLTNEVLEKALALDANLILVHHPFRFYQTWEEEYEIAPYKKEILTILKAKRINVLAFHTNFDNASFGTSKRIVEKLGLENYLIASQNPYAAFIKYSTTPNKLIETIKNKLNLHSFRSNLNSSELNQEIKNCVVFSGSGSAIEINQMNLEGVDLFITSDIKWSDWINYNQAKIKILEIPHLDEQVFSNVIKNDVLDYFKGKKVNINVETVELKEQYHNV from the coding sequence ATGCAAATTAGAAAATTATGCAATTATCTATTTGAACTTTACCCATTAGAAAATAAAGAAATTTGAGATCCTAGTGGTTTTTCTGTGAAATTTAATTTATCGGAAAAATTAAAAGCAGTAGTGAGCGCAATTGATTTAACAAATGAAGTTTTAGAAAAAGCTTTAGCTCTTGATGCTAACTTAATTTTAGTTCACCATCCTTTTAGGTTTTATCAAACTTGAGAAGAAGAATATGAAATTGCTCCTTACAAAAAAGAAATATTAACAATTTTAAAAGCAAAAAGAATAAATGTTCTTGCTTTTCATACTAATTTTGATAATGCTTCTTTTGGAACATCTAAAAGAATTGTCGAGAAATTAGGTTTGGAAAATTATTTGATAGCTTCACAAAATCCTTACGCCGCTTTTATTAAATATTCAACTACACCAAACAAACTTATTGAAACAATTAAAAATAAATTGAATTTACATTCTTTTAGAAGCAATTTAAATTCAAGTGAATTAAATCAAGAAATTAAAAATTGTGTTGTTTTTTCTGGTTCAGGTTCGGCTATTGAAATTAATCAAATGAATTTAGAAGGTGTTGATTTATTTATAACTAGTGACATTAAATGGAGTGATTGAATTAACTATAATCAAGCTAAAATAAAAATTCTAGAAATCCCCCACCTTGATGAGCAAGTTTTTTCAAATGTCATAAAAAATGATGTATTAGACTATTTTAAAGGGAAAAAAGTAAATATTAATGTGGAAACTGTTGAACTTAAAGAACAGTACCACAACGTATAG
- a CDS encoding phospholipase D-like domain-containing protein: MKKFLKSLFYICEIVLFLALITAIFYFTYVLTFNFFIFFVFAAYITNIFVALVLFNQIRSEASKLSWLVVFIIFPLIGELLFFTFGNKYKNKKEKKLIQENKFNLNHYKKFLNEVSNYSEDLVYFRNLNKSLVMKGNYEFFHHASDYFEELFKAIRNAKKHIFIMSYIIKPGEILQEFLDILIHKAAQGIKIYWLVDDFGSFLVNKNKYFRDLLANGNIEIVFISKVFFPYIHSQNFYRNHQKFYIIDSNIVFAGGCNLSDEYVGLSKKYGDWIDFNYSLIGDAVNSYILLFLRAWTLWGNKNTTLSLNALEFFNKINFDKEKLNANSILTLDSPAYDTSFLEYNLLGLITKAKESIKIVTPYFSVPASLFNALKMMLLSNVEVEIYFPSFPDKKIIWNTSINFLKRLIPFGLKIYLYKDSFIHSKCGLIDNKIAFFGSSNMDMRSMYAQYELMDIIEGKAVEEVVEIISNYKDNSYLYNDKNSKNKNIIKDTFYETIRPLA, encoded by the coding sequence ATGAAGAAATTTTTAAAGAGTTTATTTTATATTTGTGAAATTGTTTTGTTTTTAGCTCTTATTACTGCTATTTTCTATTTCACATATGTATTAACATTTAATTTCTTCATTTTTTTTGTATTTGCAGCGTATATAACTAATATTTTTGTTGCGCTAGTTCTTTTTAATCAAATTAGATCAGAAGCTTCCAAACTTTCTTGATTAGTTGTTTTTATCATTTTCCCTTTGATAGGCGAATTACTATTTTTTACTTTTGGCAATAAATATAAAAACAAAAAAGAAAAAAAATTAATTCAAGAAAATAAATTTAATTTGAATCACTATAAAAAGTTTTTAAACGAAGTTAGCAATTATTCTGAAGATTTAGTTTACTTTAGAAATCTTAATAAAAGTTTAGTAATGAAGGGAAATTATGAATTTTTCCATCATGCTAGTGATTATTTTGAAGAATTATTTAAAGCTATTAGAAACGCTAAAAAACATATTTTTATTATGTCTTATATTATCAAACCTGGCGAAATATTACAGGAATTTTTAGACATATTAATTCATAAAGCTGCTCAAGGAATAAAAATTTATTGATTAGTAGACGACTTTGGCAGTTTTCTTGTTAATAAAAATAAATATTTTCGCGATTTATTAGCCAATGGCAATATAGAAATAGTTTTTATTTCTAAAGTTTTTTTTCCTTATATACATTCTCAAAATTTTTATCGTAATCATCAAAAGTTCTATATTATTGACAGCAATATTGTTTTTGCTGGTGGTTGCAATTTAAGTGATGAATATGTTGGTTTGTCTAAAAAATATGGCGATTGAATAGATTTTAATTATTCTTTAATTGGAGATGCAGTTAATTCTTATATTCTCTTATTTTTAAGAGCATGAACTTTATGAGGCAATAAAAATACTACTTTAAGTTTGAATGCTTTAGAATTTTTTAACAAAATTAATTTTGATAAAGAAAAATTAAACGCTAATTCAATTTTAACTTTAGATTCTCCAGCGTATGATACAAGTTTTCTTGAATATAACCTTTTAGGTTTAATTACAAAAGCAAAAGAATCCATTAAAATCGTTACTCCTTATTTCTCAGTGCCAGCTTCTTTATTTAATGCACTAAAAATGATGCTTCTTTCTAATGTTGAGGTAGAAATTTATTTTCCATCTTTCCCTGATAAAAAAATCATTTGAAATACAAGTATAAATTTTTTGAAACGTTTAATTCCTTTCGGGTTAAAAATTTATTTATACAAAGATAGTTTTATTCATTCTAAATGTGGTTTAATAGACAATAAAATAGCGTTTTTTGGCTCTTCCAATATGGATATGCGTTCTATGTATGCTCAATATGAATTAATGGATATTATCGAAGGTAAAGCAGTAGAAGAAGTAGTTGAAATTATTAGTAATTATAAGGATAATTCATATCTATATAACGACAAAAATAGCAAAAATAAAAACATCATTAAAGATACTTTTTATGAAACAATTAGACCACTAGCATAA
- a CDS encoding redoxin domain-containing protein: MRTVLMGENTLHLQGEEVSLDTKLVLKGAKAGSLAQEEVSRQHEYAVLATFPSINTSVCDMQILELGKISEKMPNFDYISFSADLPTALGDYKNIHPTGKVEMYSDYYELLVAKQLGMLVDEIHLLNRAMFILDKNNKVIYKQINNQIKDQVDFEKFTKELNKYN, encoded by the coding sequence ATGAGAACAGTTTTGATGGGAGAAAACACTCTTCATTTACAGGGAGAAGAAGTATCTTTGGATACTAAATTAGTTCTTAAAGGAGCAAAAGCGGGCTCATTAGCTCAAGAAGAAGTTTCAAGACAACATGAATATGCAGTTTTAGCCACTTTTCCTTCAATTAATACTTCAGTTTGTGACATGCAAATTTTAGAATTAGGAAAAATTAGTGAAAAAATGCCTAATTTTGATTATATTTCTTTTTCAGCGGATCTACCAACTGCTTTAGGTGATTATAAAAATATCCATCCTACTGGTAAAGTTGAAATGTATTCTGATTATTATGAACTTTTAGTTGCTAAACAATTAGGTATGCTTGTTGACGAAATTCACTTACTTAACAGAGCAATGTTTATTTTAGATAAAAATAACAAAGTTATTTACAAACAAATTAATAACCAAATTAAAGACCAAGTAGATTTTGAAAAATTTACAAAAGAATTAAACAAATATAACTAA
- a CDS encoding MSC_0882 family membrane protein has product MRENKYQPIENTKNIEIVQNSKNLNIASNSDAKYRDPNGILNPSTMKVIKKEKFLHTLLLSFAFTILIIASILMILICLQIGVFSETNYVGYKILLGFIIFLSFTFGTKNLIQKIAWKKTQINLRENARDGNYIGNEVIFEKTYRSIVLKNVNLLWTNIFLITYVGIFALIIYGLYSSGTWILGKENSAFFLSINWINILDNAFGNTILVCSLCGISLAGCVIFYTVIALYDKKRINDLDNILGERAIEISSKINTDKKNLNKMWMKIYFVCVLLTILLPIILLVIMFWKKIIKIKK; this is encoded by the coding sequence TTGCGGGAAAACAAATATCAACCTATCGAAAATACTAAAAATATTGAAATTGTACAAAATAGTAAGAATTTAAATATTGCTTCTAATAGTGATGCAAAATATCGCGATCCAAACGGGATATTAAATCCAAGCACTATGAAAGTTATTAAAAAAGAAAAGTTTCTTCATACCTTACTTTTATCTTTTGCTTTTACAATTCTAATTATTGCTTCAATTTTAATGATACTTATTTGCTTGCAAATAGGAGTTTTTAGTGAAACTAATTATGTAGGATATAAAATATTGTTAGGTTTTATCATTTTTCTTAGTTTTACATTTGGTACCAAAAATTTAATTCAAAAAATTGCATGAAAAAAAACTCAAATTAATCTTAGAGAAAATGCAAGAGACGGAAATTATATTGGTAACGAAGTAATTTTTGAAAAAACATATCGTTCAATTGTTTTAAAAAATGTTAACCTGCTTTGAACAAACATTTTTCTTATTACCTATGTAGGTATTTTTGCTCTAATTATTTATGGACTTTATTCTTCTGGCACATGAATATTAGGCAAAGAAAATTCAGCTTTTTTCCTCTCAATCAACTGGATAAATATTTTGGATAATGCTTTTGGTAATACAATTTTAGTTTGCTCTTTATGTGGTATTTCTTTAGCTGGGTGTGTTATTTTTTACACTGTTATAGCTCTATATGATAAAAAACGTATTAATGATTTAGATAATATTCTAGGCGAAAGAGCTATTGAAATTTCTTCAAAAATTAATACGGATAAAAAGAATTTAAATAAAATGTGAATGAAAATTTATTTCGTTTGTGTTTTACTAACAATTCTTTTGCCTATCATTTTGCTGGTAATTATGTTTTGAAAAAAAATTATTAAAATAAAAAAATAA
- a CDS encoding DUF2188 domain-containing protein, with amino-acid sequence MAKEINNIELDKEVKNYHVTPKKGSDEWQVKGAGNERATKLFPTQKEAIAYARSLAEKRFGTVYVHGENGRVRDSYKYANKKPTTNNK; translated from the coding sequence ATGGCAAAAGAAATAAACAACATTGAACTTGATAAAGAAGTTAAAAACTACCATGTTACGCCTAAAAAAGGTAGTGATGAATGACAAGTAAAAGGAGCTGGAAATGAAAGAGCCACCAAGTTATTTCCAACTCAAAAAGAAGCAATTGCTTATGCTAGATCATTAGCAGAAAAAAGATTTGGAACAGTTTATGTTCATGGCGAAAACGGAAGAGTAAGAGATTCTTACAAATACGCTAATAAAAAACCTACTACTAACAATAAATAA
- a CDS encoding glycine--tRNA ligase: MENVKKNLNKIINHLKASGFVFQGSEIYGGLANTWDYGPLGTILKDNITKIWKREFIFKESNNYLLDSKILMNPQVWITSGHVGNFNDPLIENKVNGKRYRADKLIQEINPSLIPEKMSFEQMKDYLVENLPTYENSKTNWGEIKHFNLMFETKQGVVENKKNLIYLRPETAQGIIINFKNVQRSMRSKLPMGIGQIGKSFRNEVTPGNFIFRTREFEQMELEIFCKPENAEKIYKKYIEKALNFVNLLGLKKANIRLREHEKEELAHYSKGTVDIEYLFPFGWGELLGIANRSDFDLKSHMNATNESLEYLDPLTNKKYIPYVIEPSMGLDRLMFALIIDAYDEELVENEERIVLRLNKNLAPYKFAILPLVKKLNEKASEIFNNLLNSNISVTYDENGSIGKRYRRQDSIGTPYCITIDFETLENNTVTIRNRDSMEQKRISVAEIIKFL; encoded by the coding sequence ATGGAAAATGTAAAGAAGAATTTAAATAAAATTATTAATCATCTTAAAGCTAGTGGCTTTGTTTTTCAAGGTAGCGAAATTTACGGAGGATTAGCAAATACTTGAGATTATGGACCTTTAGGAACAATTTTAAAGGATAACATTACAAAAATTTGGAAAAGAGAATTTATCTTTAAAGAAAGTAATAATTATCTTTTGGATTCAAAAATTTTAATGAATCCTCAAGTATGAATAACTTCTGGACATGTAGGAAATTTTAATGACCCTTTAATCGAAAATAAAGTTAACGGGAAAAGATATCGTGCAGATAAATTAATTCAAGAAATAAATCCTTCTCTTATTCCTGAAAAAATGTCTTTTGAACAAATGAAAGATTATCTTGTTGAAAATTTGCCTACTTATGAAAATAGTAAAACTAATTGAGGAGAAATTAAACATTTTAATTTAATGTTTGAAACTAAACAAGGAGTTGTCGAAAATAAGAAAAATCTTATTTATTTACGTCCTGAAACCGCTCAAGGAATAATAATTAATTTTAAAAATGTTCAACGTAGTATGCGTTCAAAATTGCCTATGGGAATAGGACAAATTGGAAAAAGTTTCAGAAATGAAGTAACACCAGGAAATTTTATTTTCAGAACCAGAGAATTTGAACAAATGGAACTAGAAATTTTTTGTAAACCAGAAAATGCTGAAAAAATTTACAAAAAATATATTGAAAAAGCGCTTAATTTTGTTAATTTGTTGGGTCTAAAAAAAGCAAATATTCGTTTAAGAGAACACGAAAAAGAAGAACTAGCGCATTATTCAAAAGGAACAGTTGATATAGAATATTTATTTCCTTTCGGATGAGGAGAATTATTAGGAATAGCCAATAGATCAGATTTTGATTTAAAATCTCATATGAATGCTACGAATGAATCTTTAGAATATCTAGATCCTTTAACTAATAAAAAATATATTCCTTATGTTATTGAGCCTTCTATGGGTTTAGATAGATTAATGTTTGCTTTAATTATTGATGCCTATGATGAAGAATTAGTAGAAAATGAAGAAAGAATTGTTTTAAGGTTAAATAAAAATTTAGCGCCATATAAATTTGCAATCTTGCCTCTTGTTAAAAAACTTAACGAAAAAGCAAGCGAAATATTTAACAACTTACTAAATTCAAATATTTCAGTTACTTATGATGAAAATGGTTCAATAGGTAAGAGATATAGAAGACAAGATTCAATAGGCACTCCATATTGCATTACAATTGATTTTGAAACTCTAGAAAATAATACTGTCACTATTAGAAATAGAGATAGTATGGAACAAAAGAGAATAAGTGTTGCTGAAATAATTAAATTTTTATAA